In bacterium, the sequence ATCCTAGCCGATGACCCAGAAGCCAGAAAAATGATGCCCAAGGGAACGCCGTGATACAGGTGTTAGGTGATAGGTTCTAGGTGATGGGTACGGATTCTGGGATTAAGGGGCCAGTGGGCGAAGCCCCCTACATTCCGAAGCTTTTGCGAAGGTGTGGAATCTGTCAGGAAGGTTTTGGAGGAGATTGCCACGGGCACGAGGCATCCCTCGCAATGACACAGTAAGACTTTGTGTAGGGGCGACTAAGTGGGGCGTCCATCAGGAAGCTGAATGCTGATAGCTAAAAGCTTCCCAGCTAAAACTGAGGTACGAATGTCTGAGGAACAGAAAGAGAAGTTGGGGCCGGAAGAAGTTACGGTTACCATTAATAATGTTGAACTAAGGGTGCCTAAGGGGGAATTGATGGTCGAGGCCGCTAAGCGGCTGGGCATCGATATTCCTATCTTTTGCTATCACCCACGCATGTCTCCGGTGGGGATGTGCCGAATGTGCCTGGTTGAAATAGGCTCCAAACAGCCTGATGGTTCCGTCCGAATGAATCCCAAACCTCAGACTGCTTGCACACTTCCTGCCAGTGAGGGCATGATCATGTTCACCGACACCGAACAGATCATAAAAGACCGCAAAGGCATAATTGAATTTTTGCTTATAAATCACCCTCTAGACTGCCCTGTCTGCGATCGAGGCGGGGAATGTCCTCTACAGAACAACACTCTTTTTTATGGTCCGGGTAAATCGCGTTATATCGAAGATAAGCGCCATCTCGTTAAAGCCTTTCCATTAAGCGATTATGTGGTGCTCGATCGGGAGCGATGTATTCAGTGTGCCCGATGCACAAGATTTACTGAGGAAATTTCAGGAGATGGGCAACTAGCGTTCAATTTCCGTGGGGCCAATACGATGGTCTCTAGCTTTGAAGACACCCGTTTCACCAGCTTTTTCAGCGGTAACGTCATTGAGATTTGTCCTGTAGGAGCGCTTACAAGCCGAACCTATCGTTTTCGCGCTCGCCCATGGGATATTTTGAAACGAAAGACTCTCTGCTCGCTTTGCTCGAATGGTTGTAATGTCTGGTTCGATGTGCGCCTGAACAAGCTTATGCGAATTAACGGGCGGGTGAATGAGGCAGTTAATGAAGAGTGGACATGCGATAGAGGCAAATTCCATTCCTACTATGTGAACAGTGATAAGCGCCTCACACAACCGTTGATACGCAAAGCATCGGGGCTAGAACCGGCGACCTGGCCGGAGGCTTATGATCTGATTTTGAATAAGTTTATGGAAGCGGTCAACGCGGCTGGGCCGAATGCGATTGCCGGACTGGGTGGCGAGCGAACGACGAATGAAGACAACTGGATGTTCCAGAAGTTCTTTAGAGCAGGTTTTGGTTCAAATAATCTCGACCATCGAATGCACCGCAATCAACTTTCGATACTCGATGGGATGTACGTCAAACTGGGTGTGCCGTCGACCCAGAATTCGATTGAAAGTTTGGAAAAGGCGAAAGCTATTTTTGTTCTCGGTTCAGAACTGATTACCGAGCAGCCGATTATCTATCTACGCGCGCGGAAAGCATGGCTCAGACATGGCGCTCGTGTAATAACAGCCAACCCAATCCCCACCGCTTCGGAGCACTTCAGCGAAGTCTCAATGCAATACAAGCTTGGGGAAGAAGATGCTTTAGTCCGTGGATTGCTTCATCAGTTGCTTAATGGAGTGATGCCTGAGGAGCGCTTGAGTAATGTAGGCGAGCTTCGGAAGGAAATGAGCGAATATACGGCGGAGTGGACTAAGAAAGAGGCTGGGATCAGTCCCGATGAGTTGCAGCACGCCGCTAAAATCCTTGCTGAATCAGATGGCGCAGTGATTTTGGCCGGAGCTGGCGTTCAGGACAACCCCCATATTAAGCAATTGCTTGATGATTTGATAAAATTGACGACTGTGGTAGGCAATAAGAATGGCGGTTTGA encodes:
- the nuoG gene encoding NADH-quinone oxidoreductase subunit NuoG, encoding MLIAKSFPAKTEVRMSEEQKEKLGPEEVTVTINNVELRVPKGELMVEAAKRLGIDIPIFCYHPRMSPVGMCRMCLVEIGSKQPDGSVRMNPKPQTACTLPASEGMIMFTDTEQIIKDRKGIIEFLLINHPLDCPVCDRGGECPLQNNTLFYGPGKSRYIEDKRHLVKAFPLSDYVVLDRERCIQCARCTRFTEEISGDGQLAFNFRGANTMVSSFEDTRFTSFFSGNVIEICPVGALTSRTYRFRARPWDILKRKTLCSLCSNGCNVWFDVRLNKLMRINGRVNEAVNEEWTCDRGKFHSYYVNSDKRLTQPLIRKASGLEPATWPEAYDLILNKFMEAVNAAGPNAIAGLGGERTTNEDNWMFQKFFRAGFGSNNLDHRMHRNQLSILDGMYVKLGVPSTQNSIESLEKAKAIFVLGSELITEQPIIYLRARKAWLRHGARVITANPIPTASEHFSEVSMQYKLGEEDALVRGLLHQLLNGVMPEERLSNVGELRKEMSEYTAEWTKKEAGISPDELQHAAKILAESDGAVILAGAGVQDNPHIKQLLDDLIKLTTVVGNKNGGLNLMLPSCNSHGAMDMGLLPDALPGYKAVRDDHSRQAFDTLWDTTILNEQGLGMQGIFEATMAGLTRCLYLVGCNPLTRYYDIDLAKRALEAAPFVVVQDIVENELMDYADVVLPAAAYSEKEGTFTNIERRVQKTEICVTSAPDVKPDWNIFAQLYLRLQAMQAKRPTPPPFSPREVMEEISKAVPQYQNCTYDLLGESGVRWEAST